AATTTCATCATTTTGAATTTATGTTCAAGGGAACAGCATTTCTCCTTTTCTCCTAGCAGCAATTTGAACCCTCCAATATCCATAAATTGAATAGTCGGCTCAAAAGAGTAATGGTCTGGCAAGTTTAAGCATGCACCGAACAGTCCACCATTGGAGTATAGTGAAGTTTGTATGGTCAGTTATGCAATTTGCAACTGTGTATGCAAGGCCAAGAGAATGAAGAATGAAGCTTACGGTGCAAGATATTCACAAAAGGAGGATACTGCAGCAACAACTTCAGAATAATTTTCAGGTGTTGCAGGGGCTGTTACTTCAACCAGTTGTATGCCAGGGGTAACTGGCACAGCCTCATCACCATCTGTTGCATGTAGTTTTAGCATCTTATTAACAGATGACACAGACACAGTTATCCGAGCACCCCTTTGGAAATGGAAGGCAAATCCCACTCTAAGCAACTCATGATCCAATTTATAGCCAAGCGCATAAAATAAGCGAAGCACATTCTTGCTTGCTTTGCTTTCCACCATAGTCCTCACCAGGACTGAGATTTGCTCAGCACCAGCACCTCTCATTGCACCTCCAACATGTTTAACAGTCCTACAGGACAAAAGGTTTCCATGAGTACATAGAAAAGTAACACATGGATATACAAAATTCAAAGCATGACAAGACCAACACCTTATCTTACCAAGTAGGTTCAGCCTGGTAAAGATCGAACAAAAGTCGAACCTCTGAATTAACAAGTCCTGGGAAAGAAAAGCATGTAATTCCATATCAGCCAGACAGATTCCAATGCACATAAAACAATTACATCACTGGAGCTTTTGTTGATTgtacaaaaattaataataatatagaaAAATATGACATGCCCATATAATGTTGTAGAGAACTGGGAAAATGAGATACCATTACTAATATAGCTTTTACAATGGGAAAATCGCCAAAAAAAACCCAAACCTTTGCCAGTTTTTACAATTCTacctatccttttttttttttaacaatttcacCCCAACCTATGGAGACCAAATTAATTGCACCCTGTTGTTAACTTCCATGTTAAGCAAGTTAATGGCAGGGCGTAATTAATTCGTTCCCAAAAGGTCAGGGTgaaattgttataaaaaaaaaaaaaaaagggataagGTACAGTCATAGAAACAAAAAAGGTCAGGGtgcaattgttaaaaaaaaatgatagtgtgcaattgtaaaaaaaaaattgaaattgaaaaattattttaaaaaaatttaaaaatttcctaTTATATAATTTCATACAGGTTGAGACTagaattaattgaaatttaacagatttctttcttgaaaattttatttaatacaaaatataatgataattaaatattGTAAATACCATGACGTATCTAAATGAAAACTTGTTAACATAATAATAAAAACTAATGTCTTATTATAATGATGGATGTGACACTTATTAAtggtaaataaataatatgaaaataatttcttttaatgggaaattataaaataaatatcaaaaaattaaattaaaattgataaaaattattatatttcactaataagaaatattttgaaaacattaataatataaaaaattattgacattagaattgaaataaaataaaataaaagtcttAATTATTTTAGGGCCATTGCCCATTTGATACAAAGGCAAGCATATGTTTTTtgcataatttaaattttaccaGTCCTATACTTACAAAATAAGAGGGAAAATAACTTGAGAAAAATAAAGAGGGATAtacattttttttgttatttaggAAAGAAGAGAAAACCTTTCATAATTTTTACAACCATCCTTTTTTTCAACAATTACACCTAACCTTTTGACATTGAATTAATTGCACCCTGCCGTTAACGGCCCCATTAATGGCAGTTAATGGCAGGGTGCAAATAATTCATTCCCCGGAGGTTAGGGTGCAactgtttaaaaaaaaaaggggagagagagagagagagagagggtagaATTGCAAAAATTGGTAAAGGTTTGAGTTTTTTTTGGCGATTTTCCCTTTCACTATATCTTTGTACTGTAACACTAAGTATAACAGTCAGATGCATGAACAGTAAACAGATTCAAGACATTCTGTTCGCTAGAAGCTAAGAAGGGAGAGATAAAGAGGGACAAAGGGCAGGATTGAGACAAAGGCAAAAGAATGAATTTTACCAATGTATTGACCATATGGTTCATTTGGTCATACTTTTGCTCATGGATTGGTTTTGTTTGAAACTCCACCAGAGTCTATACATGTTTTTATTGATATTAACAGGATTAGGGTGGGATTTAGCAGGTAGTTTTTGTTCTGCTTTTGTTATATTccaattaaggaaaaaaaagtcACAAAAATAAAGAGCACATAACCAATATGATCCAAATAGGTGTATCATAACAATAGAAGTAATGTCACAATCATTTTGACACAGGTCGATAAAAATGAGACAAGAATATCAGCTTGGCATGAATTTAAACTACAAAAACTTGTACGATAATACTGTGCCAACAGTTTGTCTACTTACCAAGGTTTGGACCACTTTTCAGACATAATTCATGGATCCTGAAATCTTCTCTATGAACACCACAAAGACCCTGAAGAAGAATCTCAAGGGCCTCAACATGCTGCAAGAATAACACATATTAAATAGGTAAAATAACATgaaaaaattatatcaaaaatgcttcttttaagttctttatttcagtAGAAGACAAGAAATGAATATAATTATCAACTATTTCACAGCAACGCATGAATGTTCATGTCATGATGTCATGCAGCTAAAAGTCTAAAACACACATAATACATCAACCACAATACAGTAAGGCAACCAAGCTGTTTTAGCTGATGAGCTACAAACCAGAAATCAAGAAGATGATGATCACCAACTCAGAGAAAAAGAATTTAAGAGAAAAACCAAGGAAATAATCCATCTTTCAAATTGTCATATCTCAATAACATTCACCTATAACCTAATAGTCCCCCAATCCCTCTCTTTCTTTAACCCATAAAAACAAAAGCCTTCAAATCACAATAAAAGTATTAAATAATCCAGGAAGAATGCAATGGAAAAGTAAGCTACCATACCAATGCACACATTCAAATTTCTCTTTGAAGAGAGATAAGAGTAATGCTTTGATTGCTGAACATGATTCACTTGTATTAAGAAATGCATTCTCAGCAAATGGAAATCTTATTTATACAATAAATCTAAAGAAAACGACTAAGTACAAAAGGTTAGAATTGAAATGAAAGAAAACTACCCATTACTAAACTATACCAAACATGCTGCACTGAGCAGAAACTAGATAGTCAGCTTCTACATTTACATTTTTGCAAGGGGCAACAATAAGCATATACTAAATCTACAAGTTCAAATGACCTCAATCAATTCTGACATAATAGCAAAATGACATCAAAGACTCAAAATACAGTAGCTAGTAATCTTAGCCAGGGCAAGCCAAATATGCAGAACTCTTCAGCAATAGCAACTACCAAAGGCTATGCATTTCGGCCTATGAAAAGTGTACGACAATTCTGAAGTCAAAATAGTTAAACAAAGATAAAGTTATGTTTAGCAGATGCAAcctttcaaatcaaaattttgagaaaaacacATAAGAAAATTGATAAACACATATTAGTAAAGAATAATGGATCAGATTCCTGGCTTGAATTCTTAGAAAAGAAAGACAGCTCAATTAATTTAGTATCAATCATTTGGGGAAATAATCATTATCTGCAACAAATCCAATCCACATCATTACTGTAAATCAGCAACCCTCACTTTATGATGACAGAATAATCACAAGTTTAAAACGGAAAAAAATTGGGAGCAGAACCAATagagtaaaaatggtaaattaatAAATGAGCCAAAGAGAAAACTGAGGGAAATATATTGTTCAAACAAAACCTGCCCATGTGTAAAAGATTACACAAATGCATGAATATACATAGATGCACAAAGAATGAACATGCCTGAAGCAAGACATATAACCAACTTGATTTCTCATTGAAAACTTCGCCACATTCTTACAAACTAACAAATTCAAATCAGTCACGATATTGCTACAATTCTCAGATACATTAAAAACCCATTGAAAGCCAAAAATATGAATTTCCACAGCAAGTGAAACTAGGAAAAAATGGGTTCCCCTTCATCAACATATAACCAACCTGTGTCTCAATAATCCCCTGTACCACGCACTCCATTGCAGTTCACTCTATCTCATGCCCAATTTTCCAAGCATTCCTGTATGATAAACAAGTTTCAATAAATATACTTCATAATCAAATTAGCACAGATTaaaattctcaaaaaaaaaaatcaaagaaaaagggGTACTGTCAGAAAAATTCCTAGAATGCATCATCAAGGAGAAAAGAAGGATCAGACTTTAGAGATCAGACTCGTCATCTacttattttcatcatcacaaagATTCTTTCCAATGTGTGcgtgtacacacacacacaccactCACTAGGCTCTAACCCTATCACTTCTACAAGAGCAAGGCAAGCAACATTCTCCAGATCCTTACCTTATGCGACTAGGCGTGAGCCTTATTTCAAGCGCAAGGCTCTAGAAAGACACGCCTCTTTATTTCCGCATTTGGTTAGCACTTCCACTCAACTCAAAATTTGTTGATCGACCAGAATCCTACATTGACGCTCTAGGAAGTTTTCGAAATTAGTATCACTGGTGATAACTAGTCGTCAAAATCTCATCAAACCACCACACCCAGGATTGCAAACCTTCCATATTTCCATTTTCAACACTACTACTCTTATTatcttttcaaaaaaaaattgcatCTATACCTATTTTAAGATCTATgccaaaagaaaaaggaaaaacatTATCCACTAACTTAAGAACTAAATAATACCCCTTTAGTTCTTAAAGATGAGGAAGATGAtgaagatattaattttaaaactgAGTATTAAGAGGATGAAGGTGTAGAAGAAGATAATGAAGATTATGATGCTACTCTTCATAAAGATTGAAGAGTGATTATTTTATAATTGCTTgactttagttttgagacattAAAAGACTATTCAAGTTTTAATATATTAGTAGTTGAAtacgtattattattattattattattattatttgaagtttgatgaaatattcatatttatttgactttatatatatatttttttttacgaCTCACCTCGCTCAAGTGCCCGCTTGCGCCTTGCGCCAAAGCTCTAAGACCCCTTAGCACGACTTAAGTTTTTAATAACTATAATATATACAATAAGCTCGTGAATATAGatcatagaacaatagaaaagaatgtaaattatactagaaggattagatctttagaagtaaaggaagcacttaagagaatgaaagtgggtaaagcctgtggacccgatgaaataccaattgaagtgtggaagtatttgggaaatatgggagtggcatggttaactaaattatttaataagattctaaactcaaagaaaatgcctgataaatggaggaagagtattttagtacctatttttaaaaataagggagacatacagagttgctcaaactatagggggattaaactcatgagccatactatgaagttgtgggagagagttgtggagcatcgactacgtcatgatacttctatctctctcaatcaatttggtttcatgccgagTTGGTTTCATGCCCTGggctcaactatggaagcgatctttctcattagaagcttgatggagaaatatagagatgggaagaaagatctacacatggtttttattgatttggagaaggcttatgatagtgttccaagagaggtcttatggaatgtgttagaacaaaagagggtatctattaggtacatacaagtattgaaagatatgtatgaaggagcaactactattgtgcgcatagtgggaggggacacgagattttccgatctcaattggattacaccaaggatcagccataagcccttaccttttcacattagttttagatgaactgacgaaacatatacaagagagtattccttggtgcatgatgtttgcggatgatattgttctgatagatgagacacaagaaggagtcaataggaagctagaactttggagaagtactctagagtcaaaggttttaagttaagtagagcgAAGACAAgaaacatgcattgcaagttcggtgAAGGCCAAGCGGTGATAGGGAAGTATGAATGGCCAAAGGCTGATAGGTAGtcagtggtactgtcccaaagtaatcactttaaatatctaggctcactccttcaagtagatggggatgtgaggaggatgttagtcataggattaaagcgatggttgaagtggagacgtgcacggagttttatgtgatcgtaagattcccaacaaattaaaagaaaaattttttatcATGACACATAACcaagctatgttatatggtagtgagtgttgggccttGAAAGAGTCGGTATGCATCTAAGAAGAGTTGAGAGatgaatgttaaggtggatgattggccatactagactagataaagtccgtaatgaagtattagagaaaaggtaggagaaaagcaattgaaaataagttgagagaagggagattgaggtggtttggtcatgtgaagcgtagacatacgacgCCTCCGAgaggacaagtagagcacattaggttagagagaagaaaaaaaaaaaggtagaaaatgactgacttgagagagagtacaacaacatgacttagaagatTACACAtttaggatttaacccaaaaaaaaaatcgaaaaaaaaaaaaatccatatagccgatcccaaatttttgggataaaggcttagttgagttgagttgagtaataTATACAATAAGCCCAAATCCATAGTAGTGATATTAAGGTTTGCATTTATCAACCAAAAAGAGAATGCAAGTGCTAAGGATCGAGTAAATTTAAAGCATTACTTGAGAATCCAAGCTACAAGCTACAAGTTGCGAGCTTTCTTCAAGAGCATTGCAAATGTAATTAAGTTTCAATTTTAGGGACTTTGGTTTGGCAAATCAACCAAGGCAATGTAATTAAACTTGGACCAGACATCGATCCCGAGGAGGGACTAGGTGGATGGGTCACTAGTTCAATCGGCCTGTCGAGTCAGATAATATTAATTAGatgtatattaattaaatattactaatttaaaataattacaaataAATTGCGATTTAGCTAGAGGTTTATAAACATaatccaaattaaaattaaaagtattTAAATAGAAGTACAAGTCAAATTAAACTATAACTAAGTTCCAATATCAAAACCCAAGTTCAGTTCAAATATCACCATCTAAAGCATGTAAAAAATTCAAATTAGCAAAAAAAAATTGACCTCCTTTACATGCTTACTTTAGTTTGATATGACTAAAATAACAATGTACAACATAAACCTATTAGGTTCATATACAATATGAATCCATTGCTTTATTATTATGAAAAAGGATTTAGTGTTTAATATGCTCTTCTTTTGGTCATTTCAAATTGTGTTAGCTTTAGGACAAGCACCTAATGCCAAGCTTAATTATGCGTTTGTGATTTAATTAAAAGAACTGTCTCCATTACCTACCGACGAAATTGATTCTTCAAATTTGGTGCAATGGACAGAGCACTATATTAGCCGacgataaaggcttagttgagttgagttggacAGAGCACTATATTCTTCAGATTTCGTAAAAATATTATGATGAGGAAAAAGGATTTGATAATGGAAAAAGgacgaaagaaatatattagaaaTACCAGGAGAAGACCAATCGAACTTCTGCTTTGGCTTCTGTGAAATCAAGTTCTTTGCTTCGATAATGGAGCTTCTGGCAGTCGATAATCCACAGTGAACACCCCGAATCTTGGCTTCGACAGTCAATGATCTACGAGAAGGAGAGTCTCTGCCAACAACAAATTTAAGGAAGAAATGGGTTAGGGATTTATATCCTGGACTTTTCCACGGAAATTTCTGCCCTCTGGATTCTGAAACCAGCTCATAAACAGGAGACCAAAACACCGCAGTTGAACGCCGTTTTCGCCCTCATAAAAGAACCGGTTAATTGCGGTTCGAGCGGGTCGAGCGGGCCAAAGGCAGTTCATTCCGGTTATCTTCCGTTAAAATATGACATTGGATCAGTTTTAGGTTTGATTCACTAATTTTTCGAGTCGACCCACCAGTTTGGTCCAAATTCAATGACACTGGACCAAAATGCGAAAGGggtatttccttttctttctcccaTATGCACTTGTTTGCTCTATTTTATTTAgaacaaattatttattaaaaaaatttaattaaattttatttttttaaataaaaatttttttaatcttaaatataaaaattaataaaaaaattcaattaaattaaattcctaTAAAATTTTACATTTCAAACAAAAGGATtagaaaagtaaaaattttcaactttaattttatttaaaaaaaaaaaaaaaaaaactctcacaTGCTATAAAAGGTTATATAtgaaaattaactattttacctcttttttcaataaaaatatcatcttatccctttcccttttctttttctctctctcccattcttaattttttttgcaGTGAAATTAATTGATACCTATTtaccattaaaattttaaattttatttatttaataataa
This sequence is a window from Hevea brasiliensis isolate MT/VB/25A 57/8 chromosome 10, ASM3005281v1, whole genome shotgun sequence. Protein-coding genes within it:
- the LOC110666647 gene encoding mediator of RNA polymerase II transcription subunit 18; translation: MECVVQGIIETQHVEALEILLQGLCGVHREDFRIHELCLKSGPNLGLVNSEVRLLFDLYQAEPTWTVKHVGGAMRGAGAEQISVLVRTMVESKASKNVLRLFYALGYKLDHELLRVGFAFHFQRGARITVSVSSVNKMLKLHATDGDEAVPVTPGIQLVEVTAPATPENYSEVVAAVSSFCEYLAPLLHLSKPGVSTGVVPTAAAAAASLMSDGGGTTL